The following coding sequences are from one Delphinus delphis chromosome 19, mDelDel1.2, whole genome shotgun sequence window:
- the NGFR gene encoding tumor necrosis factor receptor superfamily member 16, protein MSAPCVEADDAVCRCAYGYYQDETTGHCEACRVCEAGSGLVFSCQDKQNTVCEECPDGTYSDEANHVDPCLPCTVCEDTERQLRECTRWADAECEEIPGRWITRATPPEGSDSTDAGTQEPEVPPDQDLVTSTVSDVATTVMGSSQPVVTRGTTDNLIPVYCSILAAVVVGLVAYIAFKRWNSCKQNKQGANSRPVNQTPPPEGEKLHSDSGISVDSQSLHDQQSHTQTAAGQALKGDGGLYSSLPLAKREEVEKLLSGSAGDTWRHLAGELGYQPEHIDSFTQEACPVRALLASWAAQDSATLDTLLAALRRIQRADIVESLCSESTATSPV, encoded by the exons ATGTCGGCGCCCTGCGTGGAGGCCGACGACGCCGTGTGCCGCTGCGCCTACGGCTACTACCAGGACGAGACGACGGGCCACTGCGAGGCGTGCCGCGTGTGCGAGGCGGGCTCGGGGCTCGTGTTCTCATGCCAGGACAAGCAGAACACCGTGTGCGAGGAGTGCCCCGACGGCACGTACTCCGACGAGGCCAACCACGTGGACCCGTGCCTGCCCTGCACGGTGTGTGAGGACACGGAGCGCCAGCTGCGCGAGTGCACGCGCTGGGCCGACGCCGAGTGCGAGG AGATCCCTGGCCGCTGGATTACACGGGCCACGCCCCCGGAGGGCTCAGACAGCACAGACGCCGGCACCCAGGAGCCTGAGGTTCCGCCAGATCAAGACCTCGTAACCAGCACGGTGTCAGATGTGGCAACCACAGTGATGGGCAGCTCCCAGCCCGTGGTGACCCGAGGTACCACCGACAACCTCATCCCTGTCTACTGCTCCATCCTGGCTGCTGTGGTTGTGGGCCTCGTGGCCTACATCGCCTTCAAGAG GTGGAACAGCTGCAAACAGAACAAGCAAGGAGCCAACAGCCGGCCTGTGAACCAGACGCCCCCACCCGAGGGAGAAAAACTGCACAGCGACAGCGGCATCTCTGTGGACAGCCAGAGCCTGCATGACCAGCAGTCCCACACACAGACAGCTGCAGGCCAGG CCCTCAAGGGTGACGGAGGCCTCTACAGCAGCCTGCCGCTGGCCAAGCGGGAGGAGGTGGAGAAGCTGCTCAGTGGCTCTGCGGGGGACACCTGGCGGCATCTGGCCGGTGAGCTGGGTTACCAGCCTGAGCACATAGACTCCTTCACCCAGGAGGCCTGCCCGGTCCGTGCCCTGCTGGCCAGCTGGGCCGCCCAGGACAGCGCCACCCTTGACA